The Rhodococcus rhodochrous DNA window CGAAGAACGATTGTGGCAGACAGGGTGGGAAGTGCCGACCTTACTTTCCGGTAAGTACGTGTTACAGTCCGTACCGCCGTGACGAGGGACACACGGCTCCGGTGGATCCAGGTGGAGGAACAACACAATGGGGCGTGCTCGGAAGTGGATGGCCGCGGCGGTGACCACGACGGTCCTCGCGGGTGGACTTCTCGGAACCGCGACGACAGCGGGAGCCGAGACGGACTTCTATCTCCCGCCGGATCCGCTGCCGACGAGTGCTCCCGGCGACGTCCTGCGCACGGCACCGTCCGATCTGGCGTTGCGCGCACCCGTCGCCGACGGTGTCTTCCCCGGTCAGGGCACCAAACTGCTGTACCGCAGCAACGACGCCAAGGGTGCGCCCAACGCGGTGAGCGGCACCTACATCGAACCGTCGACGCCGTGGGACGGTCCCGGCGACCGGCCGCTCGTCGCACTGGCCATCGGCACCCACGGTCAGGGTGACCAGTGCGCGCCGTCGCGCAATCTCGGGGCGCTCGTGAACTACAACCCGCCCCTCGACTTCTTCACCGAGTACGAGGTGCTGTCGATCAACGCGCTACTGCTGCGCGGCATCGCCGTGGTCGTCACCGACTACGACGGTCTCGGTACGCCGGGGCACCACACCTACGTGAACCGCGCCGCCGAGGCCCACGCTGTCCTCGACTCGGTGCGTGCGGCGCTGAAGCTCGAGAACGCGTCGGTGACGGAGAACAGCCCGGTCGGCCTGTTCGGTTACTCGCAGGGCGGCGGCGCGTCGGGCGCTGCGGCCGAGCTCGCACCCGAGTACGCCCCCGAACTGAACCTCGTCGGCGCCTACGTGGGTGCTCCGCCCGCCGACCTGGTGGCCACGCTGAAGCAGATCGACGGCACACTGCTCACCGGTGCCATCGGATACACGATCAACGGCCTGGCCGACGCCTACCCGGAGATCCGCGACGAGATCGACGCCGAGGTCAGCGATCACGGTCGCGAGATGCTCGCCGCGGTGGCGAACCAGTGCGTCCCGGAGACGATCGCGAACTTCGCGTTCCAGCGCACCGGCGACTACACCCGCACGGGTGAGCCCCTCGACGTCGTGCTCGAGCGCCTTCCCCAGGTCCAGAAGATCCTCGCGGAGCAGCGCATCGGCAACCGCACCCCGGCCGTGCCCGTCCTGCTCCAGCACGGCACGCAGGACGACACCGTCCCTTACGGTCAGGGCCGTCAGCTGGCGCTGGACTGGTGCGACAAGGGCGCGACGGTGCAGTTCCTGCCCAACACGACCCCGCCGATCCTGCCCGGCTTCATCATCAACCATGCGGTGCCGATGATCGGCGGACTGCCCGAGTCCGTCTCGTACATCGAAGCGCGACTGCGCGGTGAGCCCGCACCGTCGAACTGCGGAGCCTTCTGACGCTCCGACCGATCCACAACGGAGCCGGCCCGCACTCCCTTTCGGGATGCGGGCCGGCTCCGTGTGCGGGGACTACACCGAGTGTCGGGTGTCGATGATCCGGCGCGCGACGTTCGTCTCGGTCGACGGACCCGGTTCCCAGCGGGAGATCCACGGGCCGGTGCCCTCGCTCGGATCGAGCACGCCGCGCTCGAGCCACTCGTATCTACCCTCGAGAACGCCGGCCGCGGTGCGACGGTCCTCGGCGTCGGTGTTCGTCCACAGGGCGTCGAACAACTTCTCCACACGCAGCCGCGACTGCTTGCAGAAGGCGTCGGCCAGTTCGAAGGCCGCGTCGGCTTCCGGATGCCCGTCCACGCGTTGCCGTTCGGCGCGCACGCACACGGCGGTCGCGGCGAACAGTTCGCCTCCGATGTCGACGATCCGGCCGAGGAAGTTCTCCCGCTTCTCGAGTCCGGCCTGCCAGCGGGCCATCCCGTAGAAGGTCGAGCGGGCGAGCTTGCGCGAGCTGCGTTCGATGTACCTCAGATGCGGTGCCAGGGAACCGAATTCGTTGTAAGTCCGCGGTAGTTGCCCCTTGCCGGCGACGAGCTTCGGGAGCCACCGGGCGTAGAACCCGCTCGCCCGCACCGCGGCCTGCGCCTTCTCCTTACCGGTCGAATCGGGGTCGGCGAGTTCGCCGGCTGCGCGCAGGTGGGCGTCGACCGCCTCGCGGGCGACGAGCAGACGCATGATCTCGCTCGACCCCTCGAAGATCCGGTTGATCCGCAGGTCGCGGACGAGTTGCTCTGCGGGAACAGCCCGTTCGCCGCGCGCCGCGAGCGACTCGGCGGTCTCGTAGCCGCGCCCGCCGCGGATCTGCACCAGCTCGTCGGCGATGAGGCATCCCATCTCGCTCGCCCACAACTTCGCCAGTGCCGCCTCGATGCGGATGTCGTTGCGCTGCTCGTCGTTCATCTGGCCCGACAGCTCCACGACGGACTCGAGTGCGTAGGTGGTCGCGGCGATGAACGAGATCTTCGCGGCGACGGCCTCGTGCTCACCGACCGGCTTGCCCCACTGCACCCGCTCCGACGACCATTCGCGAGCGATCTTCAACGCCCACTTCCCGGCACCCGAACACATCGCGGGGATGGCGAGGCGACCGGCGTTGAGCGTCGTCAACGCGATCTTCAGCCCGTCGCCCTCACGCCCGATCAGGTTCTCCTTCGGAACCCGCACCTTGTGCAGCCGGGTCACGCCGTTCTCGATGCCGCGCAGACCCATGAAGGAGTTCCGGCGTTCGACGGTGATGCCGGGCGAATCCGCTTCCACGACGAAGGCGGAGATCCCGCCGCGATGGCCCTCGCTCTTCGGTACGCGGGCCATGACGACGAGCAGTTCGGCCACCACCCCGTTGGTCGTCCACAGCTTGACGCCCTCGAGTTCGTAGGCACTGCTGTCCTCGACGGGGGTGGCGGTGGACGCGAGTCGCGCGGGGTCGGACCCGACGTCGGGTTCGGTGAGCAGGAAGGCCGAGATGGCGCCGCGCGCGCATCGCGGCAGGAAACGCTGCTTCTGCTCGGGGGTGCCGGCGAGCTTCAACGGTTCCGGCACACCGATCGACTGATGGGCCGACAACAGCGCCCCGATGCTGGGGTGCACGCAGGCGACGACCGTCAGGGCCCGGTTGTAGGCGACCTGCGACAGCCCGAGACCGCCGTACTCCTGCGGGATCTTCATGCCGAAACAGCCGAGCTCGGCCAGTTCACGGACGTATTCGTCGGGTATCCGCGCGTCGCGTTCGATGCGGCCGCCGTCCATCGAACTGCATGCCGCGCGCAAGCGCGCGAGGAACTCCTCGGTGCGGGAATCCTCGTCGGGAGTCGGTCGCGGGAAGGGGTGAACGAGGTCGAGGGTGAGCCGTCCGAGGAACAGTTCCTTCGCGAAGGACGGCTTGTTCCACTCGGATTCGCGGGCCTGCTCCGCTACTTCGCGAGCCTGCCGCTCGGTTACTTCGTGAGCCTGCCGCTCGGTGACCTGTGGGGTTCGATCATCGGCGCTGTCTGCCATGACTGCCTCCGGGTCGCGTGCCTACTGGTGAGTATGCACCCGGATGTGTCGCTTATCACAGCTTCGGACATGTCGATCATGAAGCGGTCGAGATGTGAAGGAGATCACTGACGCGGAGGTTGTCGGGGACGTGCCGGTACTCCCGGATACGCCTACGCTCGAATCGTCACCGACGACGCGCCCCGCCCGTCACTCGCCGATCCCCACCGCGGATCGGAACGGAGGTGGCCATGGAATTCCTGGCCTTCGTCCCCGTCCTGCTCACCTTCCTCGGCGCGCTCTACTTCGCGGCGTGCCTCATCGTCGACCATGAGATCCGATCCGCGGAACGAGAATTCGGCACCGCGACCGGCGATCAGGCCTCCGAGGTGTCGGTGGACTCGGGGGAGACCGGCGTCGACGCGGCCTCTCCGGTCGTCGTCGCGGCGGATTCCGCCGGCCGCACGCGCGGCGGTTCCGGAGCGATCGGCGGGTGAGCCGGACGGCGTCGCCGGTAGAACACGACCCCGCCTGCGGCCACGACGGCAACCGCGCCGGCGACGACGAGACTGACCCGCCTGCCCGTGCGCTCCGGACGCGAGGACGACTTCGCGGCACACCGCTCGGCCGCGGCACGCCGGGCCACCGAGAACAGTCCGCCCGCGACGTCCAGACCCTTGCGTGCTGCGAACAGTCCGGCCGCACTCGAGCCCTGCGCGAGCGCTACCGCGCCCTCGCCGGCCACGCGGAGAGCACCCGCGAGATTGCCGGATTCGTCGTGGCGTCGCACGAATGCCGGAAGCCACACGGCGTCGGTCTCGGCATGAATCAGCTTGCTCATGCGTCCACTCTTCCATACCGCCCGGACCTGCAGTCGTGACCGGAGAGCGTGTCCCGCGCCGCCTGTCCTGCCCGGGCAGCGGGCAATGGCACCATGGTGGGGTGACTTCACCGCATCAGACAGCAACGGCCACGCTCCACACGAACCGCGGCGACATCGCGATTGCTCTTTTCGGCAACCACGCGCCGAAGACGGTCGAGAACTTCGTCGGCCTGGCTCAGGGCACCAAGGAGTACAAGACCCAGAACGCCAAGGGCGAGACCAGCGGTCCGTTCTACGACGGCGCGGTCTTCCACCGCGTCATCGACGGCTTCATGATCCAGGGTGGCGACCCCACCGGCACCGGCCGTGGCGGTCCGGGCTACCAGTTCGGCGACGAGTTCCACCCCGAGCTGCAGTTCGACCGCGGCTACCTGCTCGCGATGGCGAACGCCGGCCCGGGCACCAACGGCTCGCAGTTCTTCATCACCGTCGGCCCGACCCCGCACCTCAACCGTCGCCACACC harbors:
- a CDS encoding peptidylprolyl isomerase, which gives rise to MTSPHQTATATLHTNRGDIAIALFGNHAPKTVENFVGLAQGTKEYKTQNAKGETSGPFYDGAVFHRVIDGFMIQGGDPTGTGRGGPGYQFGDEFHPELQFDRGYLLAMANAGPGTNGSQFFITVGPTPHLNRRHTIFGEVVDAESKKVVDAIATTATDRADRPVDDVVINSITIS
- a CDS encoding acyl-CoA dehydrogenase family protein, whose product is MADSADDRTPQVTERQAHEVTERQAREVAEQARESEWNKPSFAKELFLGRLTLDLVHPFPRPTPDEDSRTEEFLARLRAACSSMDGGRIERDARIPDEYVRELAELGCFGMKIPQEYGGLGLSQVAYNRALTVVACVHPSIGALLSAHQSIGVPEPLKLAGTPEQKQRFLPRCARGAISAFLLTEPDVGSDPARLASTATPVEDSSAYELEGVKLWTTNGVVAELLVVMARVPKSEGHRGGISAFVVEADSPGITVERRNSFMGLRGIENGVTRLHKVRVPKENLIGREGDGLKIALTTLNAGRLAIPAMCSGAGKWALKIAREWSSERVQWGKPVGEHEAVAAKISFIAATTYALESVVELSGQMNDEQRNDIRIEAALAKLWASEMGCLIADELVQIRGGRGYETAESLAARGERAVPAEQLVRDLRINRIFEGSSEIMRLLVAREAVDAHLRAAGELADPDSTGKEKAQAAVRASGFYARWLPKLVAGKGQLPRTYNEFGSLAPHLRYIERSSRKLARSTFYGMARWQAGLEKRENFLGRIVDIGGELFAATAVCVRAERQRVDGHPEADAAFELADAFCKQSRLRVEKLFDALWTNTDAEDRRTAAGVLEGRYEWLERGVLDPSEGTGPWISRWEPGPSTETNVARRIIDTRHSV
- a CDS encoding lipase family protein, whose product is MGRARKWMAAAVTTTVLAGGLLGTATTAGAETDFYLPPDPLPTSAPGDVLRTAPSDLALRAPVADGVFPGQGTKLLYRSNDAKGAPNAVSGTYIEPSTPWDGPGDRPLVALAIGTHGQGDQCAPSRNLGALVNYNPPLDFFTEYEVLSINALLLRGIAVVVTDYDGLGTPGHHTYVNRAAEAHAVLDSVRAALKLENASVTENSPVGLFGYSQGGGASGAAAELAPEYAPELNLVGAYVGAPPADLVATLKQIDGTLLTGAIGYTINGLADAYPEIRDEIDAEVSDHGREMLAAVANQCVPETIANFAFQRTGDYTRTGEPLDVVLERLPQVQKILAEQRIGNRTPAVPVLLQHGTQDDTVPYGQGRQLALDWCDKGATVQFLPNTTPPILPGFIINHAVPMIGGLPESVSYIEARLRGEPAPSNCGAF